In Notolabrus celidotus isolate fNotCel1 chromosome 8, fNotCel1.pri, whole genome shotgun sequence, a genomic segment contains:
- the eif1ad gene encoding probable RNA-binding protein EIF1AD, which translates to MSQATKRKHVVKEVLGDFVTPTETQQIVKIISSRGNNLHETVTAKGETFLVSMPTKFRKNIWIKRGDYVIVDPIEEGEKVKAEISFILYKDHIQYLQGEQLWPEGFMEELSEQDRTNKQPGEDTAQEEDVSDSEDDESDLFVNTNRCNYQYSESEEEEEESEEEEDDKKERTENVS; encoded by the exons ATGTCTCAGGCAACTAAACGCAAACACGTCGTGAAGGAAGTCTTAGGGGACTTCGTTACGCCGACAGAAACCCAGCAGATTGTGAAG ATTATCAGCAGCCGTGGGAACAACCTCCATGAAACCGTCACAGCCAAGGGTGAGACCTTCCTGGTCAGCATGCCCACAAAGTTTCGCAAGAACATCTGGATTAAGAGAG gtGACTACGTGATTGTGGATCCCAtcgaggaaggagagaaggtgAAAGCAGAGATCAGCTTTATTCTCTACAAAGATCACATCCAGTATTTGCAAGGAGAGCAGCTCTG GCCAGAGGGCTTCATGGAGGAGCTGTCGGAGCAGGACAGGACAAACAAACAGCCGGGAGAGGACACAGCACAGGAAGAGGACGTTAGCGACTCTGAAGATGATGAGAGCGACCTTTTTGTTAACACAAACCGCTGTAATTATCAGTACAGCGAgagcgaggaggaagaggaggaaagtgaggaggaggaagatgacaaAAAGGAGAGGACAGAAAATGTTTCCTAG
- the LOC117817833 gene encoding N-acetyllactosaminide beta-1,3-N-acetylglucosaminyltransferase 2 has translation MARIYCHLRRVLICVCTPCIVVALMFLYITVMMCMAMTGKRMPLGLIHPVENNHFVASGTITNKSFARYPETFWEINPHKGAFWNQLQVVVDRAFNPILRPNMFKRVSENSMFHKSLLRRHFSQVIDSDSTRRKFEKLPQQLQDFMSHMQKREYPTLNQPGGVCGAGANYEKEPPLLLLAIKTTVLNFKNRQAIRKTWGQVGWIAGQKRNSSRGGESGGYVRRVFLLGKEDPEELGVDVSKLLRLESEQYGDIIQWDFKDTFFNLTLKDVLFWSWFSRFCNHTHFVFKGDDDVFVNTLNMIAFLQDQLEMQQENKTLQDFMVGDVIGAALPSRVNKSKYFIPDSFYKGFYPSYAGGGGVVYSGLLAKRLHNISRRVQLFPIDDVYVGMCMFRLNAHPVYHPAFLTFDFPSKEEEEMCSYHTILLVHKRSPNQVVELWAHMKNTQTQCWNVTLRDTNKGKNKVKNKPKLIVPPK, from the coding sequence ATGGCACGCATCTACTGCCACCTGCGTAGAGTGTTAATCTGTGTCTGTACCCCATGCATCGTGGTAGCCCTGATGTTCCTCTACATTACTGTCATGATGTGTATGGCCATGACTGGCAAGAGAATGCCCTTGGGTTTGATACACCCCGTAGAAAACAATCACTTTGTGGCCTCAGGAACTATTACTAACAAGAGCTTTGCCCGATACCCTGAAACTTTCTGGGAGATCAACCCACATAAGGGCGCCTTTTGGAATCAGCTCCAGGTGGTAGTAGACCGTGCTTTCAACCCCATCCTGCGCCCTAACATGTTTAAGAGGGTATCTGAAAATAGTATGTTTCATAAGTCCCTGCTGAGGCGGCATTTCTCTCAGGTTATAGATTCGGACAGCACAAGAAGAAAGTTTGAAAAGCTACCACAGCAGCTGCAAGACTTTATGAGCCACATGCAAAAGAGGGAGTATCCAACCCTCAACCAGCCAGGTGGAGTTTGTGGAGCTGGGGCAAACTATGAGAAGGAGCCCCCTCTGCTTCTACTGGCCATCAAGACAACagtgttgaattttaaaaaccgGCAGGCCATTCGAAAGACCTGGGGCCAGGTGGGATGGATAGCAGGACAGAAGAGGAACAGCagtagaggaggagagagtggaggataTGTCCGCAGGGTGTTCCTGCTTGGCAAAGAAGACCCTGAGGAGCTGGGTGTGGATGTATCTAAGTTACTACGGCTGGAGAGTGAGCAGTATGGAGATATTATACAGTGGGATTTCAAGGACACGTTTTTTAACCTCACCCTTAAAGATGTACTTTTCTGGAGCTGGTTTTCCCGCTTCTGTAACCATACCCATTTTGTCTTTAAGGGAGATGACGACGTCTTTGTCAACACTCTGAATATGATAGCCTTCCTTCAGGACCAGCTAGAAATGCAACAAGAAAATAAGACCTTACAAGACTTCATGGTTGGTGATGTCATTGGAGCAGCCTTGCCCAGTCGGGTCAACAAGTCCAAGTACTTTATTCCTGACAGCTTCTATAAGGGTTTCTATCCTTCATACGCAGGCGGTGGAGGGGTGGTTTACTCAGGCCTGCTGGCCAAACGTCTACATAACATTTCTAGAAGGGTTCAGCTGTTCCCCATTGATGACGTTTATGTAGGGATGTGTATGTTTAGGCTCAACGCTCACCCTGTTTACCACCCTGCCTTCCTTACATTTGACTTCCCCtcaaaggaagaagaggagatgtgTTCGTACCACACAATCCTTTTGGTTCATAAACGAAGCCCCAACCAGGTAGTCGAACTTTGGGCCCATATGAAAAACACGCAAACACAGTGTTGGAACGTGACGCTCCGAGAcacaaacaaagggaaaaacaaagtgaaaaacaaaccaaaactgATAGTGCCTCCAAAGTGA